The Thalassotalea nanhaiensis genome has a window encoding:
- a CDS encoding tryptophan halogenase family protein: MQDKRIKKVVIAGGGTAGWMAAAALSKLLGKNLDITLVESDEIATVGVGEATIPTLQYFHKLLNINEAEFLKETHGTFKLGIKFENWRTKNEDYLHAFGVTGQDCWAAGFQHFWLKGRQQGIASDFGDYCLEQVSAVSEKFAHLPNNGLNYAYHIDATRYGQYLRKMSEAHGVTRVEGKIEQVKQNHETGFIESLSLANGKVVEGDLFIDCTGQRALLIEGALHTGFEDWSHWLPCDSAIAVQTKSVAEPIPYTRSIAHDFGWQWRIPLQHRVGNGMVYCSKFVSDEQAKAVLEENLVGEKITEPRVIKYRTGTRRKHWNKNCVAVGLSSGFLEPLESTSIHLIQQSIVRLMRMFPHTGIKQTDIDEFNLQTKFDTETTRDFIILHYCQHNRSDTEFWRHCRNMPIPERLSHRIELFKETGRVFRKNNELFDDSWMQVMIGQGLIPESYHPIVDNMSDDELVRFLDHIKTNIKGTVGQLPNHQAFIKQYCNSGD; the protein is encoded by the coding sequence GTGCAAGATAAAAGAATTAAAAAAGTTGTCATTGCTGGTGGTGGAACTGCTGGTTGGATGGCCGCAGCAGCATTATCAAAGCTACTGGGCAAGAACCTTGATATTACCCTGGTAGAATCTGATGAAATCGCAACCGTAGGTGTTGGGGAAGCAACGATACCAACGCTGCAATATTTTCATAAATTATTAAACATTAATGAAGCCGAGTTTTTAAAAGAAACTCATGGCACGTTTAAGTTAGGTATTAAGTTTGAAAATTGGCGCACTAAAAATGAAGATTATTTGCACGCCTTTGGTGTAACCGGTCAAGATTGTTGGGCTGCTGGCTTTCAGCATTTTTGGCTAAAAGGTCGCCAGCAAGGTATCGCCAGTGATTTTGGTGATTACTGCTTGGAGCAAGTAAGCGCGGTAAGCGAAAAATTTGCACACTTACCAAATAACGGCCTTAACTATGCCTATCACATTGATGCTACACGATATGGACAATATCTTAGAAAAATGAGCGAAGCTCATGGCGTTACGCGTGTTGAAGGAAAAATAGAACAAGTAAAACAAAATCATGAAACAGGCTTTATTGAGTCCTTAAGCCTAGCTAATGGCAAAGTAGTTGAAGGTGATTTATTTATCGACTGTACCGGTCAGCGCGCATTGTTAATTGAAGGGGCATTACACACTGGTTTTGAAGACTGGTCGCATTGGCTACCTTGTGACTCTGCCATTGCAGTGCAAACTAAGTCGGTTGCTGAACCAATTCCATATACCCGCTCTATTGCTCATGACTTTGGTTGGCAGTGGCGCATCCCATTACAGCACCGAGTTGGTAATGGTATGGTGTATTGCAGTAAATTTGTCAGCGATGAACAAGCCAAAGCTGTTCTTGAAGAAAACCTGGTCGGTGAAAAAATTACCGAGCCACGAGTAATTAAGTATCGAACTGGTACAAGGCGTAAACATTGGAACAAAAACTGTGTTGCGGTTGGCCTTTCAAGTGGATTTTTAGAGCCTCTAGAGTCCACCAGCATTCACCTTATTCAACAATCAATTGTACGTTTAATGCGGATGTTTCCTCACACTGGAATTAAGCAAACTGATATTGATGAATTTAATTTGCAAACCAAGTTTGATACCGAAACAACCAGAGACTTTATCATTTTACATTATTGCCAGCACAATCGAAGCGATACAGAATTTTGGCGTCATTGTCGCAATATGCCGATCCCTGAGCGATTATCTCATCGTATTGAACTGTTTAAAGAAACAGGGCGAGTATTTCGTAAAAACAATGAATTGTTTGATGATTCATGGATGCAGGTGATGATTGGTCAAGGTTTAATACCTGAAAGTTACCACCCTATTGTAGATAATATGAGTGATGATGAATTAGTTCGCTTTTTAGATCATATAAAAACCAACATTAAAGGTACTGTAGGTCAGTTGCCAAATCATCAAGCTTTTATTAAGCAGTATTGCAATTCTGGCGATTAA
- a CDS encoding IS3 family transposase (programmed frameshift), which yields MTKGKSYTRYPAEFKRMALLRASEDGVTDVTVCEDLGISTRQLSRWRDEFRLKGDDAFKASTATRNTEITQLKKELAKVKKERDFFKRCGGVLRQGVRLKFRCIKRHRDNYSIQMMCKALSVSRSGFYAWSTRPLSKTKQENIRFTKLISEIHQQSRGVYGAPRVKEVLMSEGHHCSKNRVAKLMAKSRLKGCPKRLARGYAQPNQYSKIAPNRLRRNFKVDAANQVWSSDITYIQTKQGFVYLAVVMDLYSRRIIGWSMDKNMGRHIAMNALTMAVAVRQPDEGLIIHSDQGAQYASLDYQELLNKNGILCSMSRRGNCYDNAVVESFFGSLKRERVRKYSYRSRQEAQLDIFDYIECFYNRKRLHSYLGYKSPSNFEKMTKSLN from the exons ATGACCAAAGGCAAAAGTTACACACGATACCCTGCTGAGTTTAAACGAATGGCTTTATTAAGAGCCTCAGAAGATGGTGTCACAGATGTCACCGTTTGTGAAGACTTAGGCATCAGTACGAGGCAACTAAGTCGTTGGCGAGATGAGTTTCGTTTAAAAGGTGATGATGCATTTAAAGCCTCAACAGCCACTCGCAATACAGAAATTACACAGCTCAAAAAGGAGCTGGCTAAAGTTAAGAAAGAGCGTGATTTTT TTAAAAGATGCGGTGGTGTTCTTCGCCAAGGAGTCCGATTAAAGTTTCGTTGTATTAAGCGGCACCGCGACAATTATTCGATTCAAATGATGTGCAAGGCTTTAAGTGTTTCACGCAGTGGTTTTTATGCTTGGTCAACTCGTCCGTTAAGTAAAACGAAGCAAGAGAACATCAGGTTTACCAAGCTAATTTCTGAAATTCATCAGCAAAGCCGTGGCGTGTATGGTGCACCAAGAGTTAAAGAAGTATTGATGTCCGAGGGGCACCATTGCAGTAAGAATAGAGTCGCTAAATTAATGGCGAAATCTCGATTAAAAGGTTGTCCTAAAAGGCTTGCTAGAGGCTACGCTCAACCGAATCAATACTCAAAAATAGCACCCAATAGGTTACGTCGAAACTTTAAAGTAGACGCTGCCAACCAAGTTTGGTCGTCTGATATTACGTACATACAAACCAAACAAGGATTTGTCTATTTAGCGGTCGTAATGGACTTGTACTCGCGTAGAATCATTGGCTGGTCGATGGATAAGAATATGGGCCGTCACATCGCTATGAACGCGTTAACGATGGCTGTGGCCGTTAGGCAACCTGATGAAGGATTAATAATTCATTCAGACCAAGGCGCGCAATATGCGAGTTTGGATTACCAAGAACTTCTAAATAAAAATGGGATTCTTTGTAGCATGAGCAGACGAGGAAATTGCTATGATAACGCGGTTGTTGAGAGTTTTTTCGGTTCGTTAAAGCGAGAGCGTGTTCGAAAATACAGTTATCGATCAAGACAAGAAGCACAGCTCGATATATTCGATTACATTGAATGCTTCTATAATAGAAAGAGGCTTCACAGTTATCTGGGTTATAAAAGCCCTTCAAATTTTGAGAAGATGACTAAAAGCTTAAATTAA
- a CDS encoding DUF2750 domain-containing protein, whose amino-acid sequence MSSGSSQANAFYEEVSENQRLWFAETESGDALEFDIDNDQVSFPLWSSKSRIIRLKKLNPDLLAEYLPREISWLFFKEVLAPMLMENKRLIGVNLNGQNLTGIDLPVESLIKQIEAFA is encoded by the coding sequence ATGAGTAGTGGAAGCTCTCAAGCAAATGCATTCTATGAAGAAGTTTCAGAAAACCAAAGGTTATGGTTTGCGGAAACTGAAAGTGGCGACGCTTTAGAATTTGATATCGACAATGATCAGGTATCCTTTCCTCTTTGGTCTTCTAAATCAAGAATTATAAGGTTAAAAAAACTTAATCCTGATTTGTTGGCTGAGTACTTACCGAGAGAGATCTCTTGGTTATTCTTCAAGGAAGTTTTAGCGCCTATGCTAATGGAGAATAAACGACTGATTGGTGTTAATCTCAATGGTCAAAACCTGACGGGTATTGATTTACCTGTAGAGTCTCTAATTAAACAAATAGAGGCTTTTGCGTAG
- a CDS encoding DUF2167 domain-containing protein — protein MRLGLLYFFVMFFSASVYSQDDEYLTQVQQLDWKGAAEGYEIPSNDAKISVSENEYLVLGKDAHKFMLLTEGHDGFKPDAVKLKIHADESESTAIYQRNDIGFVKTDDWEENIDADDMLSQITEGTEEANKIRAEGHPKLYIDGWAQPPFLDKDNSIIYWAINGHTSDNRKFINAKALKLGRKGYTDVIWTGLPEQFTNAETVLEPVLASYSYNEGFQYDDFMPETDTVAAMGAGALVYKLATGKAAVKAGFIAAAAIFAKKFWFIIFLPFVYGWKWIKNKFSNKSE, from the coding sequence ATGCGTTTAGGACTACTATATTTTTTTGTCATGTTTTTCTCCGCCTCTGTTTACTCTCAAGATGATGAATATTTAACCCAAGTACAACAGCTTGATTGGAAAGGTGCTGCTGAAGGTTATGAAATCCCTTCAAATGATGCAAAAATTTCAGTCAGTGAAAATGAATACTTAGTTTTAGGAAAAGATGCTCATAAATTCATGCTTCTGACAGAAGGTCATGACGGGTTTAAGCCAGATGCAGTTAAACTAAAAATCCATGCTGATGAATCTGAATCTACAGCAATCTATCAACGTAATGATATAGGTTTCGTTAAAACTGACGATTGGGAAGAAAACATTGATGCTGATGATATGCTGTCACAAATTACTGAAGGAACAGAAGAAGCAAATAAAATAAGAGCCGAAGGTCATCCAAAATTATATATTGATGGGTGGGCACAGCCTCCATTCTTAGATAAAGATAATTCTATTATTTATTGGGCTATCAACGGCCATACAAGTGACAATAGAAAATTTATTAATGCTAAAGCACTGAAATTAGGTCGAAAAGGTTATACCGATGTGATTTGGACTGGTTTACCAGAGCAATTTACAAATGCGGAAACTGTATTGGAGCCAGTTTTGGCAAGTTACTCATATAATGAAGGATTTCAATATGATGATTTTATGCCTGAAACAGATACTGTTGCTGCAATGGGAGCTGGAGCATTAGTTTATAAATTAGCTACAGGAAAAGCAGCTGTTAAAGCTGGTTTTATCGCTGCAGCAGCAATTTTTGCTAAAAAGTTTTGGTTTATTATATTTCTACCATTCGTTTATGGTTGGAAATGGATTAAGAACAAATTTTCCAATAAATCAGAATGA
- a CDS encoding RDD family protein — protein MLNYEPDFSTYSYEELLDAKRNIDKESYPQRYETIVQLLSDPTRELNAKTQAIEEVEVNKYSTFWPRFWAAIIDGIVFAIILYIECLVFGVEYSTQDKFLQALNGVQFAIYAIFMHGYFGQTLGKMLMNVKVLNHDTESEIGVKQALRRESVNLAINISWVVIIMIVATSLEMSGTISESLSYTVLGFGILAMIWGISEFVTMLFNDKRRALHDYIGKTVVVRT, from the coding sequence ATGCTAAATTACGAGCCAGATTTTTCTACGTATTCTTACGAAGAGTTATTAGATGCCAAAAGAAATATTGATAAAGAAAGCTATCCTCAAAGATATGAAACGATTGTTCAGCTATTGAGCGACCCTACTCGTGAACTTAACGCGAAAACCCAAGCTATAGAAGAGGTTGAAGTTAATAAATACTCAACTTTCTGGCCTCGTTTTTGGGCGGCTATAATCGACGGAATTGTATTTGCAATCATATTATATATTGAGTGTTTGGTCTTTGGAGTTGAATACAGCACTCAAGATAAATTCCTTCAAGCCTTGAATGGCGTTCAATTTGCTATTTATGCCATTTTTATGCACGGCTATTTCGGTCAAACTCTTGGGAAAATGTTGATGAATGTTAAAGTACTTAATCATGACACAGAGTCTGAAATCGGTGTTAAACAGGCACTTCGCAGGGAATCAGTTAATTTAGCGATCAATATTTCTTGGGTGGTAATTATTATGATAGTCGCTACTTCATTAGAAATGTCTGGGACCATTTCAGAAAGCCTATCTTACACTGTCTTGGGATTTGGTATCTTAGCTATGATTTGGGGTATATCTGAGTTTGTTACCATGTTATTTAATGATAAACGCAGAGCCCTACACGATTATATTGGAAAGACAGTGGTAGTACGTACATAA
- a CDS encoding RDD family protein, whose amino-acid sequence MSINEMETFESQQEYVGFWARFGATIIDSLILIAITFPLLHSIYGSQYWEAEEMIVGLPDFLISWVFPLVATILFWVYKSATPGKMALKVKIVDAKTGNAPTTQQSIIRYVGYYISAIPLCLGFLWVGWDSKKQGWHDKLAGTVVIAPKNKGVENVSFSENNT is encoded by the coding sequence ATGAGTATTAATGAAATGGAAACATTTGAATCACAACAAGAGTATGTTGGTTTTTGGGCTCGATTTGGGGCAACTATTATTGACTCTTTAATATTAATCGCAATTACTTTTCCTCTTTTACATTCAATCTATGGTAGCCAATATTGGGAAGCTGAAGAAATGATTGTAGGACTTCCTGATTTTTTAATTAGCTGGGTATTTCCCTTAGTGGCTACAATCCTGTTTTGGGTTTATAAATCAGCAACACCAGGGAAAATGGCTCTTAAAGTAAAAATTGTTGATGCTAAAACGGGAAATGCCCCCACGACTCAGCAATCTATAATTCGCTATGTTGGCTACTATATTTCTGCAATACCTCTTTGCCTAGGTTTTCTTTGGGTTGGCTGGGATTCAAAAAAGCAAGGGTGGCATGACAAGCTTGCGGGCACCGTAGTAATTGCTCCAAAAAATAAAGGCGTAGAAAACGTTTCTTTTTCAGAAAACAATACCTAA
- a CDS encoding DUF3592 domain-containing protein, which produces MDNTEIIILVVFGALFLFELWAVIQSILAKSWSTTKGEVLESDLDVDHRGGATVAIKYSYSVNGKEYTSSNSVFGYVGYVFWCIRKWYINEDDLTVYYNPKKPNKAVLVTGLRVFFIVEFIPFGVFYFWYLKPIYGI; this is translated from the coding sequence ATGGATAATACAGAAATCATTATATTAGTTGTATTTGGAGCTTTGTTTCTATTCGAACTATGGGCTGTTATCCAGTCCATATTGGCTAAGAGTTGGAGTACAACTAAAGGTGAAGTATTAGAATCTGATTTAGATGTTGATCATCGAGGTGGAGCAACAGTTGCTATTAAATATTCTTATTCAGTTAATGGCAAAGAGTACACATCCTCTAACTCTGTATTTGGTTATGTTGGATATGTATTTTGGTGTATCAGAAAATGGTATATCAATGAAGATGATTTAACAGTTTACTATAACCCCAAAAAGCCAAATAAAGCTGTTTTAGTTACGGGGCTAAGAGTTTTCTTTATTGTAGAGTTTATACCATTCGGTGTGTTTTATTTTTGGTACTTAAAGCCAATTTACGGCATATAA
- a CDS encoding polysaccharide deacetylase family protein has protein sequence MMPINSSKLWVLMFVASAMALPTLATEQFIWPNNAKAAISLSYDDALNSQLDNALPALNRLNLKGSFYLTLNSPAVDERLEEWRNAAQQGHELGNHSINHACSGSLPGRDWVSVHNDLDNKTYEEIIQEIKTANSFLKAIDGETIRTFTVPCTDQLVEHKNYVHALRNIFVGIKSQVGNVPENINAFDVMDAPVWAPNGNSGAELIAYAKQAAKHGTIANFTFHGIGGDHLSVSTKAHQELLGYLAKNKDIYWVDTYRNISLYMKKHHPQKQSKNP, from the coding sequence ATGATGCCAATAAATAGCTCTAAGTTGTGGGTTTTAATGTTTGTTGCTTCTGCAATGGCATTACCCACATTGGCTACGGAGCAATTTATTTGGCCTAACAATGCCAAAGCAGCCATAAGCCTTTCTTATGATGATGCCTTAAACAGCCAATTAGATAATGCGCTTCCTGCGCTTAATCGCTTGAACTTAAAAGGCTCATTTTATTTAACCCTTAACTCACCTGCAGTCGATGAACGATTAGAAGAATGGCGAAATGCTGCCCAGCAAGGACACGAACTCGGTAATCATTCAATTAATCATGCCTGTAGTGGCTCGTTACCTGGCAGAGATTGGGTGTCTGTTCACAACGACCTTGATAACAAAACCTATGAAGAGATAATCCAAGAAATTAAAACAGCTAATAGCTTTTTAAAGGCCATTGATGGGGAAACTATCAGAACGTTTACTGTACCCTGTACAGATCAGCTGGTAGAACATAAAAATTACGTGCACGCACTGAGAAATATTTTTGTTGGTATTAAATCTCAGGTTGGTAACGTCCCTGAGAATATCAATGCATTTGATGTCATGGATGCGCCGGTATGGGCACCTAACGGCAATTCAGGAGCCGAACTTATTGCTTATGCAAAGCAAGCTGCCAAACACGGCACAATTGCAAATTTTACCTTCCACGGAATTGGTGGCGATCACTTATCTGTTTCGACAAAAGCCCATCAAGAACTATTAGGTTATCTAGCCAAGAATAAAGATATTTACTGGGTGGATACCTATCGAAATATTAGTTTATACATGAAAAAACATCATCCGCAAAAGCAATCAAAGAATCCATAG
- a CDS encoding trypsin-like peptidase domain-containing protein, producing MFNKNKNITHTLVILFSFIFLTSCSSPLTSKKSWNDTVTLVSSGVVSIQTDVPVSFDGKWNSSGYGTGFIVDAARGIILTNRHIVTPGPVTAKAILINNEEIDLTPLYIDPVHDFGFFSYDPSQIKHLQPHQFKLSNSNPKIGQEIRIIGNDAGQKISILDGTIARLDRDAPVYGLGRYNDFNTFYIQAATASTGGSSGSPVINIHGEVVALNAGSQTKSAHAFYLPLEKVKIALKKLQTNEIISRGSIQTTFHAKPYAELKRLGLGDDLEAKYRNQFPELPGLLVVKSIIPESSAASSLEVGDILLSINEQSLADFSALENSLNSHVNKTINLSVLRRGEVLSTSIIVDDLDMMMPLSFLKFDGGIFHNLSYQQARHFNKPIKGVYVAVSAGSFSNAGVPNKSLITEFNGVHVDTVEEFDKQLSRIINGTKVHLRYFSLNDPNTSNYALVEINRTWFEHSYCHKDPLLGYWPCSQSSKIPEAVELDESINHDSMVISTKPEHALVEVNFSSPYSIQGRSGKNSASGTGVIVDREKGWVVVPRSVVFSSLGDVKLIFNNRIEVKGKVEYIHPLHNLSLVSYAPSSVSHLAVAEIILSKQAIKPGDPIRQIGLNYEGVIEYRDTNVDTNDELWLKQFNVPQFIEKNIDTINLVNPNYSIDGILINEAEEVVALWTIFEESNGNDVNTILTGISAEYIEEIMLLNEGRKPIYSIDLNLTKIAPVNALQMGLPEEWLNKIAHQNPQTDKLLAVYNVAESSKSAELFKRGDLLLAINDTPVSSFRQVELLTQSPEVEVTYLSEGKIHSKRLTTTLLNGQDIEQVFYWSGLYLHAPHRAAQQQGNVSDDGVYVASYSYGSPATRYGLYAMQRIVEIDGKSIETTDDFVEAVKGKKHQSSVLVKTLDFKNNSKVITLRVDNNYWPFYEIKYTDGEWEKIDHLLRH from the coding sequence ATGTTCAATAAAAACAAAAACATAACACACACTTTAGTAATATTGTTTTCATTTATTTTTTTAACCAGTTGTTCATCGCCATTAACAAGCAAAAAAAGTTGGAATGACACTGTTACGTTAGTTTCTAGTGGCGTAGTCAGTATTCAAACTGACGTACCTGTAAGTTTCGATGGGAAGTGGAATAGTAGTGGTTATGGCACCGGCTTTATTGTCGATGCTGCACGAGGAATTATTTTAACCAATCGACATATAGTGACACCAGGGCCGGTTACTGCGAAAGCAATATTAATTAATAATGAAGAAATTGATTTAACACCTTTATATATTGATCCTGTTCATGATTTTGGCTTCTTTAGTTATGATCCTAGCCAAATAAAACACCTACAACCACATCAATTTAAGCTAAGTAATAGTAATCCAAAAATTGGTCAAGAAATTCGCATTATTGGCAATGACGCAGGACAAAAAATATCTATTTTAGATGGTACTATTGCTAGACTTGATCGTGACGCACCAGTGTACGGTCTTGGAAGGTATAACGATTTTAATACTTTCTATATTCAAGCAGCTACGGCTTCAACTGGTGGTTCTTCAGGCTCTCCTGTCATCAATATACATGGTGAAGTTGTTGCCCTCAACGCTGGCAGTCAAACCAAATCAGCTCATGCCTTTTATCTACCTTTAGAAAAAGTCAAAATAGCATTAAAAAAATTACAGACTAACGAAATAATTTCTCGAGGCTCTATACAAACAACCTTTCACGCTAAGCCATATGCTGAATTAAAAAGGCTAGGGTTAGGTGATGATTTAGAAGCAAAGTATCGCAATCAATTTCCAGAATTACCGGGTCTATTAGTCGTTAAATCAATAATCCCTGAAAGCTCTGCAGCAAGCTCTCTTGAAGTAGGCGATATTTTATTATCTATCAATGAGCAATCTCTTGCCGATTTTTCAGCACTCGAAAACAGCTTAAATAGCCATGTAAATAAGACTATTAACCTGTCTGTTTTAAGGCGCGGAGAAGTATTATCAACTTCGATAATTGTTGATGATTTAGATATGATGATGCCTTTATCATTTTTAAAATTTGACGGCGGAATTTTTCATAATTTGTCATATCAGCAAGCTAGGCATTTTAACAAACCAATAAAAGGAGTTTACGTTGCGGTTTCAGCGGGGAGTTTCTCGAATGCAGGCGTACCTAATAAAAGTTTAATAACCGAATTTAATGGCGTACACGTTGATACAGTAGAAGAGTTTGACAAACAACTAAGCCGCATTATAAATGGAACTAAGGTTCACCTTCGATACTTTAGCCTTAACGATCCCAATACTAGCAATTATGCTCTAGTTGAAATTAATAGAACATGGTTTGAACATAGCTATTGTCATAAAGATCCTCTTTTAGGTTACTGGCCATGTAGTCAATCGTCAAAGATACCAGAGGCGGTAGAGCTTGACGAGAGTATAAATCATGATTCAATGGTTATAAGCACTAAACCAGAACATGCGTTAGTTGAAGTGAACTTTTCCAGTCCTTATTCTATTCAAGGTCGAAGTGGAAAGAATTCAGCAAGTGGTACAGGCGTTATTGTTGATAGAGAAAAAGGCTGGGTTGTCGTCCCTCGAAGTGTAGTGTTTAGCTCGTTAGGAGACGTTAAATTAATATTTAATAACCGTATAGAAGTTAAAGGCAAAGTTGAATATATACATCCGTTGCATAATTTATCTTTAGTCTCATATGCACCTTCATCGGTTTCTCATCTAGCGGTTGCTGAAATAATCTTAAGTAAACAGGCAATTAAACCGGGAGACCCAATAAGACAGATAGGTCTGAATTATGAAGGCGTAATCGAATATCGTGATACCAATGTTGATACTAATGATGAACTTTGGCTTAAGCAGTTTAACGTGCCACAGTTTATTGAAAAAAATATAGATACAATTAATCTTGTTAATCCTAACTATTCAATAGACGGAATTTTAATTAACGAAGCTGAAGAAGTGGTTGCGTTATGGACTATCTTTGAAGAAAGTAACGGCAATGATGTTAATACAATTTTGACTGGAATTTCTGCTGAGTATATTGAAGAGATAATGCTATTGAATGAGGGGCGAAAACCAATTTATTCTATTGATTTAAACTTAACGAAAATTGCCCCCGTTAACGCATTGCAAATGGGGTTACCAGAGGAATGGTTAAATAAAATTGCGCACCAAAACCCACAAACAGATAAATTACTTGCCGTTTACAATGTGGCAGAAAGTTCAAAGAGTGCTGAATTATTTAAACGAGGGGATCTTTTATTAGCTATTAATGACACCCCTGTATCTTCTTTTAGACAAGTAGAATTATTAACGCAATCACCTGAAGTAGAGGTAACTTATTTAAGTGAAGGTAAAATTCATTCTAAGAGATTAACAACAACGTTGTTAAATGGCCAAGATATAGAGCAAGTGTTTTATTGGTCAGGTTTATATCTTCACGCACCACATCGTGCCGCGCAGCAACAAGGTAATGTTAGTGACGACGGTGTATATGTAGCCAGCTATAGTTACGGTTCACCAGCGACACGTTATGGGCTATACGCTATGCAGCGTATTGTAGAAATTGACGGAAAATCAATCGAAACAACAGATGATTTTGTAGAGGCAGTAAAAGGAAAAAAACACCAGTCTTCAGTCTTAGTTAAAACGTTAGACTTTAAAAATAATTCTAAGGTAATTACCTTGCGAGTTGATAATAATTACTGGCCATTTTATGAAATCAAATACACTGATGGAGAATGGGAAAAAATAGACCATTTATTACGTCACTAA
- a CDS encoding YcxB family protein translates to MKFKVEISKADYDAFNAYASSKLLKSHYWLAVIKNVILWLVLGAIFMSFFQFLSGGIESKYFYTILAISTPLLIYIVLGKLEEHKLVKSFTPNQNGIMIGSKEFEINSDGIKETHLFGHNFYKWNVVENIEEANGSVYVFVDKVLALIFTSESFESKEIKDEFLSKVQKYV, encoded by the coding sequence TTGAAATTCAAGGTAGAAATATCAAAAGCTGATTATGATGCATTTAATGCATACGCTTCATCCAAGTTATTAAAATCTCACTATTGGTTGGCAGTGATAAAAAACGTGATTCTTTGGTTAGTCTTAGGTGCAATATTTATGTCCTTTTTTCAATTCCTATCCGGAGGCATTGAGAGTAAATATTTTTACACCATTTTAGCGATATCAACTCCATTATTAATTTATATAGTTCTTGGGAAATTGGAGGAACATAAACTAGTCAAAAGTTTCACTCCAAATCAAAATGGAATTATGATTGGCTCTAAAGAATTCGAAATAAATTCAGATGGCATAAAGGAGACTCACCTTTTTGGTCATAACTTTTATAAATGGAACGTGGTTGAGAATATAGAAGAAGCAAATGGCTCTGTTTACGTTTTTGTTGATAAGGTTCTTGCTTTGATATTTACATCTGAGTCTTTTGAGTCAAAAGAAATTAAAGATGAGTTTCTATCTAAAGTGCAAAAATACGTATAA
- a CDS encoding cupin-like domain-containing protein, with the protein MKPVEQVSSCSADNIPASILSSTQPIILKGLVKHWPIVCAANESNESAVNYLQQFYQGMPVGAGFGESKDNGRLFYNDDLSGFNFDRKTIALDTFLTELLQPVQQPTAAKYVGSTDINKLLPSFREHNDLSALSEFKPLASIWLSNRSRIAAHHDTPNNIACCVAGKRRFTLFPPEEVKNLYIGPLDHTPAGQAISLVDFYEPDFERFPKFEQALANAQVAELEPGDCLFLPSMWWHHVEGLDNFNILINYWWQTTNLQMGAGMDALYHALLNIKDLPEQQKLAWQAMFEHYIFNVDENTLDHIPEDKLGILDSNSDMAARKIRAMLLNKLNR; encoded by the coding sequence ATAAAACCAGTTGAGCAGGTATCAAGCTGTAGTGCTGATAACATTCCTGCCAGCATTTTATCATCAACACAACCTATTATTTTGAAAGGACTGGTAAAGCACTGGCCAATTGTTTGCGCTGCGAATGAATCAAACGAATCAGCAGTGAATTACTTACAACAGTTTTACCAAGGGATGCCGGTAGGAGCAGGTTTTGGTGAAAGTAAGGATAATGGCCGTTTATTTTACAATGATGATTTATCAGGTTTTAATTTTGACCGCAAAACCATTGCCTTGGATACTTTCTTAACCGAACTGCTACAACCTGTGCAGCAGCCAACCGCAGCAAAATATGTTGGCTCTACTGACATCAATAAGTTGTTGCCAAGTTTTCGAGAGCACAATGACTTATCGGCGTTAAGTGAATTTAAGCCATTAGCGAGCATTTGGTTAAGTAATCGCTCTCGCATTGCTGCTCATCATGATACGCCTAATAACATTGCCTGCTGTGTAGCTGGCAAAAGACGCTTTACCTTATTTCCTCCAGAGGAAGTTAAAAATTTATATATTGGTCCGCTAGACCATACACCTGCGGGGCAAGCGATTAGCTTAGTAGATTTTTATGAACCTGACTTTGAACGTTTCCCAAAATTTGAACAGGCATTGGCAAATGCGCAAGTGGCTGAATTAGAACCAGGCGACTGTTTGTTTTTACCCAGTATGTGGTGGCACCATGTTGAAGGCCTAGATAATTTTAATATATTAATAAATTATTGGTGGCAAACAACCAATTTACAGATGGGTGCAGGTATGGATGCGCTTTATCATGCTTTGCTCAACATTAAAGATTTACCTGAGCAACAAAAACTTGCCTGGCAGGCAATGTTTGAACATTATATTTTTAACGTTGATGAAAATACCTTAGATCATATCCCTGAAGATAAACTTGGTATTCTTGATTCAAATTCAGATATGGCTGCTAGAAAAATACGAGCCATGCTATTAAACAAACTTAATCGTTAA